GCCGACATCACTCATTGCCCCCAGCTTTTTGCGGATCATCGCCTCTTCTACCGGGCAGTCCATCTGCATGATACGGATGCGGCTACGTTCACCGGCCGCGTCGCCTGCAGGCCTTAACGGTATCGCGTTTTCTGCCGCGCCTGACGCCGCGCGCGGCACGGCCCCGCCGCCCGGCGCAATGGGGGCAAACGCGCTGAAGCGACCGCGATGATTGTTGCCCTGCGCGCCGCCGCAGCCCGATTTATTGCAGCAATTACTCATATTTTTTCCCCTGCCTGTCGCCTATACTGCTATTAAAAACCCTATAGCTACTTCAGGGTCAAGCATCGACGAGGTGAGAGATGAAAACTGGCGAACTCGCCCGGCTGGCGGGCTGTAAGGTGGAAACGGTGCGCTACTATGAGCGGGAGGGGTTATTAGCCGCTCCGCTGCGCGACGGTGACAATAACTATCGGCATTACGACAGCCATCACCTGGAAAGCCTGCTGTTTATACGCCGTTGCCGAACGCTGGATATGACGCATGAGGAGATTCGCGTGCTGCTGCAGACCCGCAGCCAGCCCGATGCCGACTGCGGCGCGGTTAACGCGCTGATCGACCGACATCTGCATCACGTGCAGGAAAAAATTCGTGAACTGAAGGCGCTGGAACAGCAGTTGACCGCGCTGCGCAGCCAGTGCCATACCGGCCGTGCGGCACGGCACTGCGGTATCCTGCGCGAGCTGGAGCAGACAGACGATCTGCAGCCGCTGACCTCGCTGACGCGCGGTCTCTAGCTCCCCACCAGCACAGACTTTTCATCAGCCCGCAGGAGCAAGCGCGATGGTCGACTTTCGACAGGTACAGGTTAAGAATGATGTCATTACTGGCGAGGGCGTGGTGATTTACCAGCCCGCCAATCTCTACGGCTGCACGCTGCAGGACGGGGTTTTCATCGGCCCTTTCGTGGAGATACAGGGCAATAGTGTTGTTGGCCGCGGCAGCAAGATCCAGTCGCACTGCTTTATCTGTGAATATGTCACTATCGGCGAAAACTGTTTTATCGGTCACGGCGTGATGTTCGCCAACGATATGTTTCGCAGCGGGCGGCCCGATCCGGATCGCAACGCCTGGGGGCGTATTACGCTTGGCGATAATGTTTCTGTCGGCAGCGGCGCCACCATCCTGGCCGTTAACATCTGCGATGGCGCGGTGATCGGCGCAGGTAGCGTAGTGACGAAAGATATCGTCCGCAAAGGGGTCTACGCCGGCAACCCGGCGCGTCTGATCAGAATGCTGTAGCAAAGACGACGCCGGGCAACGCGCACTCCGATGCCCGGACAGCGCACAGTAGCCAAACGGCGGATCCCTCTTCTTACCGGCTATCCGCCGTTGCACGCCGGGCGCCAGGCTGCTTCGCCGGCAGGGTAATGATCGCCAGACAGCCGACAATCAGAACCACGCCCGTCCAGCCCGTCGGCGACAGCTTTTCGCCGACCAGCAGCACCGCCAGTAGCGCGGCCACTACCGGCTCCAGCAGCGTAATGGTGGTGGCCAGGCTGGCCGGAATGCGCGCCAGCCCGTAGCCGTAGCAGAGATAGCCGATAAACATCGGCACCAGCGCCATATAGATGCCGACCGCAGCGTTATTCCAGGCGGCCAGCAGCGGCGCGCCGGTCAACAGCAGAACCGGCATCAGCAAGATGCCGCCGCCGCCAAATGTCGCCCCCATCGCCGCGCGCGGCGCCACGTTCTGCTGCATCAGGCGTCGTGCGGACCAGGAGTAGAGCGCGTAGGTGAAGCCAGCCAGTAGCCCCAGCAGGATGCCGACAAGGGCGCGATCCGCTTCGCCGCCAGTGTCGTGGCCGCCGCTTTTCGCTATGCAGAGCAGCGCCATGCCCACCAGCCCGGTGAGCGCCCCGCCCGCCCAGCGCCGGGTCAGGCGCAGGCCATCGAGGCGATATTCAATCAGCGCGGAGAGCAGCGGCGCGGAGCCGATGGAAATCACGGTGCCGACGGTGACGCCGGCAAAACGCATTGAGGCATAAAAAGCGAGCGGGTAGATCGCCACCGCCAGCGCGCCGGTCAGCAGATAGCGCCAGTGCTGCGCGATCAGCCGTCGCTGACGCATAATGGCGGCGGCGGCAATAAGCCCCTGCAGCAGACCGCCGGTGCCCATCGCCACCGCGCCGACCGCCAGCGGGCTGAGTTCGGGGGCAAAGGTGGCGGCCGTCCCGGTAGTTCCCCAAAGGATCGAAGCGAAAAAAATGGCGGCTATCCCCGCCAGACGCTGTTCGGAAGCGGGCATCACAGCGCCTCCATCATCTGCGCGGCCATCAGCTCCGCCTCTCTTACGCAATCACCGTTGCCTTCCAGCCCGGCGCGCGAAATGCTGCCCTCCAGCAAAAAGGCGAAGTGGCGCGCCATCAGTCGGACCCGCGCTGCGTCCCCTGGCAGCAGCGCGGTCAGGTGCGCCACCAGAATCGCTTCGACCTCCTCTTTATGACGTCGCACCGCCTGACGGCCCGGCGCGGCGGCGGGCAGTTCCGCTGCGGCATTCAGCAGGCCGCAGCCGCGAAAGCCATGTTCATAGGCGTATTCCGCATGATCTTCATAGGCCTGAAACACCGCCAGCACCTTTTCGCGCGGCGTATCGGCCGCCTGCAGCCGTTGTTCATACAGCGCCAGCCACTCCTGATGACGTAAGGTCAAATAGGTGGCGACCAGTTCATCTTTCGAGGCGAAGTTGTTATACAGGCTTTTTTTCGCCACGCCGGCGCGTTTGATAATCGCATCGATACCGGTGGCATTAATGCCGTGTTCATAGAACAGCACGCGCGCCGCATTCAGCAATTTTTCCTGGGCGGTGGACATAGCGCCTCTCCTGCAGATAAGTAGGCAGACCAGTCTACCTACTTATCTGCAGGAAGCAACCTTTCAGGCGATTAGCCCGCGGCGTGCGCCTGGCGAAGCGTCACGTTAGCGACCGCCTCGGTCATCAGCGTTTGCAGTAGCCGCTGCGCTTCGGTGGCCTCCCCTGCCGCGCCCAGCAAAGAAACGCCAAGCTGGCCGGGCGACGGCAGCATTCCGTTAAGGGGAACCAGTTCCGACGGCATGCCGACACGGGTGCGCACCGTAATGCCCAGCCCCGCCTGCACTGCAGCCCAAATGCCGCTCAGGCTGTGGCTGATAAATACCATACGCCAGGGGATGCCGGCGCGATCCAGGCTTTCCGTCGCCCGTGCGCGCATTACGCAGGGCGCATCGAACATTACCAGCGGCAGCGGCTCACCGCGCTTTAGCGCCGGGGCGATATCGATGCTTTGATGGCCGATCCATTCCAGCGGCCAGGTGCCCAGAAGCTGCCCGCCTGGCGCATGCTGCTCCGGCTGCCACAGTAGCGCCATATCGAGCGCCTGCTCTTCTATCGCGCGCAACAGCGCCGGGTTACGATCAACGCGCGCCGTGATCTTCACGCCCGGATGTTGGCGGCTGAACGGCCCGAGAATGCCCGGCATCAGCGCTTCGCCGAAATCCTCCTGCATGCCGATGCGTATTTCGCCCTGCAGTAGCTCCCCTTTTACCGCCCGCTGCGCCTCATCGTTTAACGCCAGCAGCCGACGCGCATAGCTGAGCAAAATTTCGCCGCTGGCGGTTAGCGCCAGATGGCGGCCTTTTTTGACCAGCAGCGTGGTGCCGCACTGGCTTTCCAGCTTTTTAAGCTGCGCGCTGATAGCGGAGGTAGAGCGGCAAAGCTTTGTTGCCGCCAGCGCAAAGCTGCCGCATTCCACGCCGGTAACAAAACTGCGGAGCGCATCGGGATCGAGCGAGAGAGGAAGCCGCGTCATCATCATCCTTATTTTCAGGACAGTAACTGCTGAATAATTTGATTTTCAGGATAGTAGCACCGCGCGACACTCCTTTCATGGTTAATCAAAAAGGAAAGATTATGTCGATATCCGCACATTCGGATCGCGAGACGTTGGCGCCCAGGCTTGCCGGGCTGAGCAAAGAGGCGCTGTTTGGCGACATCTGGGCGCAGCCCGAGCTGCCCTGCCGCGAACGCAGCCTGAGTACGCTGGTGACGGCGGCGCCTGGGCGCGTTGAGCAGCTGCTCTGGCATATCCGCTTCGCCGGGCAGAATGGCGTCAGCCGCGCCGGGATAACGGAGCTGATTACCCATCTCGCCTTCTGTGCCGGATGGCCCGCCGCCGTGCCGGCGCTGAACTGCCTTGAGCAGGAGGAGCAATAATGCCATTTACCCGTATTACGCTGCGCCAGGGCTACAGCGACGCCGGGCTGACGCTGATCTCCGATACGCTGCATCAGACGCTGGTTGAAACCTTTGCCGTGCCGGCAGCAGATCGTTTTCAGGTGATTGAAGCCCTGCCCGCCGGGCGGCGCGTGTTTGATGCGCACTACCTGAGCGGCACACGCGACGAAGATTTTATTCTGTTTCAGCTGGTGGCGGGCAAGCCGAGAACGCGCGCGCAGAAGCAACAATTTTATCGCCTGCTGAGCGAGCGGCTGCACGCGCGGCTGGGGATCCATCCGGATAATATTATGGTGATTATGCAGTTCAACAGCGCGGATGAGTGGAGTTTCAGCAGCGGCAAAATGCACCAGCAGGAGGCGATATGATAGTGATGCAATATCGTTATACCCTGCCGGCGAGCTATGACATGGCGATAATCGAGCAGCGTATCGCGCAGAACGGTGCCCGGCTCGATGGCTTTCCCGGCCTGCTGTTCAAGGCCTATCTCTACGCACGCGTCGATCGGGGCGCCCCGGAGAACCGCTATGCGCCGCTCTACCTGTGGCGCGACGCCGATGCCCTGCGGCGCTTTTTACACAGCCCCGGCTTCGCCGCGCTGACGCGCGATTTCGGCTGGCCGGTGACAGAAACCTGGCTAACGCTGCACGCCCCGACATGGGCGGAGCTGGCGACAAAACGCTACGCCCGCATCACGATCGGGGAGATACCGCCGCACAGCGATTTACCGGCGATGGCGCTTAGCGGCATGCTCTGCGCCTGGGATGTCAGCCGCTGGCGGCTTCTGCAGGTTGATTTTAGCGATGAGCCGCCCGTCGGGCCGAACGCGGGCGATTACCGTATCGGCTATCTGGCTGGCGAACAACGCAGGTAAAGGCACCCGGCGGCGTTTAACCGTGCAGCGCCAGCCCTTTTATCGCTTTCTCTACCGCCTTTTTCGGGCCGCGCAGCGCCAGCCCGACCAGATTGAGGTTGTCGGCATCCTCCGCCAGAAACGCCTGACGGTTGGCCTCATCGTGGCCGGTAGAGAACATTGCGTGAACATAGGGGATCAGGGTCAGCTCGCGCTCCAGTCCTTTGCGGTGCGCGCCCTGCAGCTGGGGGAGATCCGCCGCGAACACCAGCATCGGCTGCCCCAGCATATTGCCGTAATGGCGGCCTTTGGCGTCGACATAGGGCGCGCCCATCATCTCCGGCGCGGCGGCGGCGATGCCGCTGGCGAGAAACGCCGCCACATTCAGCCGCTGCCATACGGCCAGGTCATCACGAATAATCAGTGCTACTTTGGTATCAAACATCGGTCAACATCCCTCTGGGTTAATCACAGAGAGCATCATCCGGAAAAGGGGCGGCGTCCGTATAGAACATTTGTGCAGCGTTGCTGATAGGCGGCCGGCGTCATGCGGTAGGCGCGCCGGAACCAGCGCCCCAGATGGCTCTGATCGGCGAAGCCGACCTGCACCGCGGCACGGGCGGGATTAACGCCCTGCGCCAGCAGCACGCGGGCGCTGCGCAAGCGCAGGCGCACCAGATAGGCGTGCGGCGACTGTCCGAACGCTTTCTGAAACTGGCGCGTCAGGCGAAAACGATCGATACCGGCATAGCGTGCCAGATCGTCCAGCCCGATATCCTGCGCCATGGCATCATGCAGATAATCCCTGACGCGCTGCATCTGGCGGGCCGCATCATCGGGCAAGAGAGCGGATTGGACGCTAAGGTGGCGCGCCAGCAACGCGATCAGCCGGTCCAGCCCCTGATCGCGCGCCAGCCGGCCTTCGCCGTTATGCACAGCATTAAACGCCTGCTGGATCGCCATATTCAGCAGGCGATCTTCGGTCAGGGTGTGGCGAAACGCCGCCTGCAGCGTCGAGATATCGCCCAGCCCGCGACGATCCAGCGCTGCGGAAAGCCAGCGCTGCGGCAGATAAAGCATACTGTAGGTAAAGCCTTCGGGATCGGGCGCATGGCCGTCATGCACCGCGCCCGGCTCAATCAAAATCACCTGTCCGGGAGTGCTGGTATGCAGGGTGCGATGGCAGTTAAACCGCTGCAGCCCTTTTTGCGTTACGCCGACCAGCATCTCATCGTGATCGTGCGGATCGTAGGCGTGGCCGCAAAAATGGGCGTGGACGCTTTCGATCCCGGTCTCGCCATCCCGCTGCAACTGCACCCAGTCGCTGGTTGATATCGACATAGTCTTTCCCGTCAAACGCTGAACCTGATCGCCTCAGCGCAGTATACGGCCCGGCGGCAAGATTAACAGGGAAGATGTCAGCGGCAGGGGCGCGCGAAAACCACATGCCGGGTTTTCATCGCGCTGACCCACTGCACAGGCGCCTGCTGGTAAACCACGCGCCTGACGCCCAATTGTTCCAGCGCAGCGGGCGTATAGGAGAACCATTTTTCAGGGAACTGGTGCTGATAGTTTTTTTCCAGCTGGGGGCAAAAAGGCATTTTTTCATTTACGCCGATCCGCTGATAAAAGCGTCGCTCCCGGCGCTGCAGCGCTTTCACATCCGGTAGCTGGAAGAAGGCTTCCCTGGTCAGGCTGGCACCGTGCAGATCAAGCGCAAACTGCGACGGCGGGCTGTTAATGCCGCCGTGCCATAACAGGTAGCTCTCCGGGCCGATATATTTTCTGTAGGCGGCGGGGAAAAGGTAATTTGCGCAGGCGGAGGCGCATACGGTGCGCACCACCAGATCGAGCTTTTTGCGCTGCAGCAGCGCGCCGATGGTTAACGCCGAGGCGGTATCGCCGCCCATGCTGTTGACCGAAATGCGGCTCACGTCGCCTGACCGCAACATCTTCTCAATAACCGATGCGCTCTCTTTTTGGATCAGGCCGTCAAAATAGAGGGTCTGCCCTACCAGGCGGATAGCGGGTGGAGAGAGAAAAGGTTTTTCATCGGGAATATCGATGCCTTCAGCGGCGAACAGCGCGGCGGGAAGCAACAGCAGGCTGCCAATCAGCCCCCTTAAACGGCGAGCCGCCGGGGCCGTAGTCTGATGAAAAAAACCGCCTTTGTCGCCAAAAGACATGCCACAGCTTCCCTGACAGATGAAATGAGAGCGTTAACGCCTTTTACTTCAGGGCGAAACGCGCATCAAAAAAGAAGGGTTCAACTTTAACGGTTTTCAGTGCATCCAGCGCGGCCGGATGCTGCGGATTATAGAGTGCGTTCCATTCGCCGGTCAGCGTGCTGGGCACCTTTAACACCAGACCATTGTCGGGATCGCTTAGCCAGCCGTCGCCCAGCGCTTTGGTGGAACGCGGCGCCGGATCGCTCTGCCAGTCTGGCGGCAGCGCGGCCTTATCCAGCTCGGCAATCAGCTCTTGCGGGATTTCCAGCGACAGCATTGCATAGCGCTGCGACAGATCGGCAACGGAGAGATGCACCAGCAGCTCCAGCGCGCACAGCGCCCGGCTTGACGCCAGATAGACGCAGGGTACCCCGATCGAATTCCAGCGGCCGCCGTAGGTGCGCGCGCCGAAGCCGTCAAAAGCGCTGCCGGCGTAGACCGACTTCACCAGCCGGTAAAACGGGACGGTTTTCATCAGGTGATGACGCTATGCTCAATCTGCCCGATCAGATTAATGACCGCTTCCGCGCCGGCGACGGTCGACGTCATCTCCGACGGTTTTTTCCCGCCTAAGCCTTTCGCCGGCGTATCGAGCCATTCCGCCGCGCGCTGCATATTGCCGTCGAATAGCTTGCTGGCGGCGGAAAGCACACGCATCAGCATGTAGATGCGGCCGCTTTGATCGGCGGAAAAAGTCTGTTCGCTGCTTTTGGTGCGGCGCGCATAGGTATTGCGATCGATGCCGGCCAGCCGGCACAGGCGCGCCTCGTCGAAAGCGGAGAGCGATGCCGCTTTCTTCAGCAGGTCGGCGCTCAGGCCATGCGCAATACGCTCATGCGCTTCAGGCAGGGTTTCCGGCAGGTTAAGCGACAGCAGCAGAGAGCGCTCAACGTGCATTTTACCGGGTCGATAGACGGAAACAGACATGGTCGTCTCTCCTCTGTTCAGATGAGCATAATTTTAGCTCAGTTGAACAGACGTAACAAGCGGCGCGTTTGCCCGCACCCGCATCTTTTCTGAACCGATACGCAAGGCAGGTACGGAATGCGCATCCGCCCGGCACGATAATGCCGCCGACGCGAAACAGAATAAACAGCCCTACCGCTAAATAAACCTGACACTCTCTCATCGTGAGGGGCAATCACCGCCAACATGGCATTTATTTTTTCATCAGGCTTGCCGAGCGCCAATTAATGAGGTTATCTTAACGCCCGTTTAGGCTTCAGCATCTTCTCTGCGACGGCGGTTTGGAGCCTGCTGCTATTTCACCGATCGGTTTTTCTTCTCCAAAGCTAATTAAATGGCCTTACCGTCATAAAGAGATAAACATGTCCTTTGCCAACTTTCGTATGAAAATGATTGAAAAATTGCTGCTGGCCTGCAAAAAAAAACCGAAAAAAAACGCGGCGCCGCTGAATTCCATTGATTTCAAACGCATTGTTGTCATCTCAAATAAACTTCTTGGCGATTTTCTATTTTGCACCCCTGCCATAGCCAGCCTGAAAGAAAAATATCCTGGCGCGGAAATCATGGCGGTATTAAGTGGTAAAAACCGCAATATCGTGGGAGAGTGCGACTATATCCAGCATGTCGTTTATATGGAGAATAACCTCTCCTCTGTTATCAAAGCGCTGCCGGAGATCAGAAAATTCAAACCGGAGCTGGCGGTTATTTTCCATTCCAGAACCCCTTACGATATAGTGGCGGCTACGTTTGCCGGATGCCGTTATATTGTAAAACACTACTTTAATAACGATGTAAAAAAACTCATTCCACTGTGTGATATTTCCGTGATTGATGAAACCAGCCCGCCCGTTATCAATCACCTCTCACTGGTAAAAGCATTAGGTTGCGATACGCATGATAAAAAAATGTTTTTCCCTTGCCCGGTGGAGTGCATAAAAAACGATAGCCAGCTGAATATAGGGTTTCAGCCCGGCGCCTCGAAAAGCAACCGCTTTTTACCCACCTCATTAACTTCACCTTTAGTGGCTGAATTGCTGAAGCGATTTCCAGACTGTCAGATTCATCTCTTTGGTGCGCCGCATGAAACGGCGTTAGGCGACGCGTTTATTGCGCCATTAAGCGAAGAGCAGGCCGCGCGGGTGGTGAATCATATTGGTAAAACCACACTGCCACAGCTGGCACATCAGCTGAAGGTGCTAGATCTGTTGATTACGCCGGATACCGGTACCTTACATGTCGCTACGGCTTTGCAAGTAAAAACCGTTAGCCTGTTCGTCCAGCGACGCAGTAACGGCTGTGAGCCGGTTCAGGATCTGCATCTGCATCGCATCCTCTATGCCGCTGACTTTAACGCTCTCGCCCTTGATCGTCGCTATCCTACGCCGCTGGCCTTTATCCCCTGTGAACAGGTGCTGGAAAAGGTCACTGAACTGATTGACGACAGCGGTAATCGCGCCCTTGTGACGCCGTCAAATACTCATCACCTCGCCTGATGCCTTTATCCGCAGGCGGATATCATCGCCTGCCCAACCTTTGTCACAAGAATGTAATAACGTTGTCACATTACTGCCCTAGCCTGATGCCTGTTCAACGGAACGGGAACCAGACGATGGCAGTGGTTAAAGCAAAGAATTTGCAGGATACCGAAGCGCTGCTGCATTCGGGAATCAACAAGGTGGAGCTGGACTGGGAGATAGGCAGCGATGACTTCTTCCGTCTCGCCAGCCACTGGTGCGACCGCGGTGCCAAAATCACCCGCACCCAGCGCCACTTTGTGGTATCGGTAAAAGGCTTCGCTATTCCGCCTAACGATTAAGCATCCGGCGGGTTTGCGCCCGCCGCATCGCTGCTGCGCCCCGTCCGCTCCCGGCCGGGGCGCGCTGCCGTTTAACGCCCGGTATCGGTGCGTTGCACCGCATCCAGCGTCGCTTTCTCCCGTTCGCTGCCGGTCAGCTCATGCAGCTGTCCGTCACGCATCTCCAGCAGCCGGTCGGCATGGGTAAAGTAGTGATCGTCATGACTGATGGCGAACACCGTTTTGCCGCTCTGCTGCAGCCACGGCAGCAGCTCGCGGTAAAATATGCGGCGGAAATGGGGATCCTGATCGGCCGCCCATTCATCCAGCAGCAGAATATCGCGCTGCTCTGCCGCCGCCAGCAGCAACGCCAGCCGCTTGCTCTGCCCTTTTGACAGCTGCAGATTCAGCACCCGGTTGCCCTCCAGCTTCAGTTTATCCTGCATTTTCAGCCTCTCCAGCCACTGCTGCACCAGCGCCGGATCGGCCGGCAGCGCGCCGGGGCCGATAAGGCGATCGAACAGATGCACGTCGGTAAACACGGCGGAGAACAGCTGGCGGTAGCGTTCGCTATCGCGCATCTCCTCGCCATCCACCAGCAGGGTGCCGGAAACCGGCGGATAGAGGCCGGTCAGCAGCATCGCCAGCGTCGATTTGCCGCTGCCGTTGCCGCCAATCAGAAACACCAGCTCGCCGCGCTTCAAGGTCAGGTTAATCGGACCGACGCGAAAGCCGTTTTCGCCGTAGTGGAAGACCACCTCGCGCAGCTCCAGCGTCTGCCAGTCGCTAACTGGCGACAGCGGCGCGAAATGCTCGCGCCACTCCGCCAGCTGAAAAGCGCGCAGCTTATTAAAGGCAACCTGCGCGCTCAGCAGCGTCGGCAGCGCGCCTACCGCCTGCAGCAGCGGCGTGCGCAGAAACAGCAGCGTCAGGGAATAGGTAGCGGCCACCGCGGTATCCGCCCAGCCAAGGCCGTTGGCCATAAAGAACACCATGCCGATCGCGCCCAGCATCATAATGTTCGACCAGTTCACCGCGCTGAGATGATAGGTATCGGCGCGCACGATATGGTGCCGGTAGGTGTTGGCATCTTCCTGATAAACAGTGTCGTAAATCAGCTGCGCGCGCTCGCGGTTGAGTGCCAGCTCTTTGCGCCCGTCGATCACTGTCTGATAATCGGCGTAGAGGCGGTCTTCCGTTTCGCGCAGCGTCGCCATATGGCGATAGACGCGCGATACCAGCAGCCAGCCGCCGATAATGGTCACGGCGACCCAAATCGCCGTTATCGTCAACATGCGCGGCGACAGCCAGGCGAGATAGGCCGCTGAGCCGATAGTCAGGATAATGCCCTGAATCAGCTCCGGCAGACGCACAAAGGCGATGGTGATATTGCGCACGTCGCTGGTCAGGCCCGCCAGCAGCTGGGCGCTGCCGATCTGCTCGATACGCTGAATGTGGGTGTCGAGGATGCGCTTAATAAACTGGCCGCGCAGCCGCCAGACAAAATGGTGGCCCAGCAGCGTCAGCGCCAGCTGCGATGCCAGCGTGACCGCCATCAGCAGCAGCAGCAGGCCGAGAAACTGCGGCAGCACCGTCATTGAGGCGTTGACGCTGGCGATCAGCTCATGGTTAATCCAGGCGATCATTCCGATGCCGAGCGCCGCGCTCAGCAAATTTAGTACGATAACGGCGATAAACGGCCAACGGTACTGTTTATAAACGACTGACAGCAACTCCATAACTGCATCCTGATAAGAGCCAAAGCAGCCTGCAGTTTAATGAGAAGCCAAACGATAGCAATAACAATTCTCAACTGGCCCGACTGGCGCCGGCGCTGATGCGTAGGATCAGCGCGCGCGGCGAAAAGTCAGGTTGTAGCGATATGCGCCCGCCAGCGGATGCACGCCCGGCTTCACCGGCAGTATCCCATGAAAGCGCAGCCGCGACGGGCCGCCCCACACCACCACATCGCCATGTTCAAGCAGCACGCGCTGCACGGCGTCGCCACGCTCGAAGCCGCCGAACTGAAACACCGCCGGCAGACCGAGGGAAACGGAGACGATCGGCTGGCGCAGATCCTTCTCATCCTTATCCTGATGCAGCGACAGCTTTGCGCCCGGCTCATAGCG
This DNA window, taken from Mixta gaviniae, encodes the following:
- a CDS encoding multidrug ABC transporter permease/ATP-binding protein, with product MELLSVVYKQYRWPFIAVIVLNLLSAALGIGMIAWINHELIASVNASMTVLPQFLGLLLLLMAVTLASQLALTLLGHHFVWRLRGQFIKRILDTHIQRIEQIGSAQLLAGLTSDVRNITIAFVRLPELIQGIILTIGSAAYLAWLSPRMLTITAIWVAVTIIGGWLLVSRVYRHMATLRETEDRLYADYQTVIDGRKELALNRERAQLIYDTVYQEDANTYRHHIVRADTYHLSAVNWSNIMMLGAIGMVFFMANGLGWADTAVAATYSLTLLFLRTPLLQAVGALPTLLSAQVAFNKLRAFQLAEWREHFAPLSPVSDWQTLELREVVFHYGENGFRVGPINLTLKRGELVFLIGGNGSGKSTLAMLLTGLYPPVSGTLLVDGEEMRDSERYRQLFSAVFTDVHLFDRLIGPGALPADPALVQQWLERLKMQDKLKLEGNRVLNLQLSKGQSKRLALLLAAAEQRDILLLDEWAADQDPHFRRIFYRELLPWLQQSGKTVFAISHDDHYFTHADRLLEMRDGQLHELTGSEREKATLDAVQRTDTGR